The proteins below are encoded in one region of Methanosarcina barkeri 3:
- the sppA gene encoding signal peptide peptidase SppA, whose protein sequence is MLKTANECGKSKIYDLRYTVPQYMSDRNINPEGTNSKDLSVDDNLQSNLHSDSDYSVPDNGTYGKSDDSFDSSAPDGPEKIADHGTHAEISENKEVKNKSLSMNPNSYPQKRKYRWIPYLLVILALITIILMSLTVISSNLGIGGGLGNPDKIAVIYIQGTIFSGNVAEGLGYATSEEIAGDIHRAAEDNGVKAIVLRIDSPGGSPAAAQEIVEEIKKAQAKGIPVVVSMGDLAASAAYYISAPTDYIIASPSTNTGSIGVIWVFQNMSVSYKETGVDYYVAKSGEMKDMGSAWRGLTDQEKEYADSVVMDSYENFITEVSEGRNMSKSKVKSLADGRIYTGTKAKELGLVDGFGNFYDAIDKAAELGGISGEPKVEYMNKASLSRLLLSSDSGRSNETAEQLVSSFEESPYGKLIA, encoded by the coding sequence ATGCTCAAGACCGCAAACGAATGCGGCAAATCTAAAATATACGATCTTAGATATACGGTTCCACAATATATGAGCGATAGAAACATAAATCCTGAAGGCACAAACTCAAAAGATCTATCTGTAGATGACAACTTACAAAGCAATCTTCACAGTGATAGTGATTACTCTGTTCCTGATAATGGAACTTACGGTAAGAGTGATGACTCCTTCGACAGCTCTGCTCCTGATGGTCCAGAGAAAATAGCTGATCACGGGACTCACGCTGAGATCTCTGAAAATAAAGAAGTTAAAAACAAGAGTTTAAGCATGAATCCCAATTCTTATCCACAGAAAAGAAAGTACAGATGGATACCCTACCTGCTGGTCATACTGGCTCTTATAACTATCATACTGATGAGTCTTACGGTAATCTCCTCCAATCTCGGTATAGGAGGAGGATTGGGAAATCCTGATAAGATAGCTGTTATCTATATTCAGGGTACTATATTTTCCGGAAACGTTGCTGAAGGACTTGGTTATGCTACTTCAGAAGAGATTGCAGGAGATATCCATAGGGCAGCCGAAGATAACGGAGTCAAGGCAATTGTGCTTAGAATTGACAGTCCTGGAGGATCTCCAGCAGCAGCCCAAGAAATTGTAGAAGAAATTAAGAAAGCCCAGGCAAAAGGAATTCCTGTTGTTGTATCCATGGGGGACCTTGCAGCCAGTGCTGCATATTACATCTCTGCACCTACTGATTACATTATTGCAAGTCCCTCTACGAATACCGGATCTATTGGAGTGATCTGGGTCTTCCAGAATATGTCTGTCTCTTATAAAGAAACAGGTGTAGATTATTACGTTGCAAAGTCTGGAGAAATGAAAGATATGGGAAGCGCCTGGAGAGGACTTACTGATCAGGAAAAAGAGTATGCTGATTCTGTGGTTATGGACAGTTACGAAAATTTCATAACCGAAGTTTCCGAAGGGCGCAACATGTCCAAAAGTAAAGTAAAATCCCTTGCTGATGGCCGCATATACACCGGAACCAAGGCAAAGGAACTTGGGCTTGTGGACGGCTTTGGAAACTTTTATGATGCAATTGACAAGGCTGCGGAACTTGGAGGAATATCAGGGGAACCCAAAGTTGAATATATGAACAAAGCAAGTCTTTCAAGGCTGCTTTTGAGTTCGGACTCCGGAAGGTCTAATGAGACTGCCGAACAGTTAGTCAGTTCCTTTGAAGAAAGTCCATATGGAAAACTTATTGCCTGA
- the metG gene encoding methionine--tRNA ligase, whose protein sequence is MPESFSKPVLVTCGLPYANGKAHVGHLRTYVPADIFVRSLRKEGREVTFVCGSDTHGTPIVVNAEELGITPKELVEIYHKHFDETFKQLGVYFDAFGTTDDPENHNRTLDIVNKLIEKNYVYPKTIEIAYCPKCNRFLPDRYVEGLCPHCGEIARGDECDQGCGKHLEPGELQNPVCTICGGPAEYRQQEHFFFKLSDFSDYLMNYLSNDLGGTINARNYALGWVKQGLTDWCITRNLEWGVKFPGHDDLVVYVWVDAPIGYIAFTEEWAAKAGDSWEKFWKNNGEIVHFIGGDITYHHCIFWPAMLKGADYSTPTAVVASGMVKIEDKKFSKSRGNVVWVGEDYLNHGFHPDLLRYYLASYTSHTKELNFSWRVLQEKINTELVAVLGNFLYRTMLFAYKNYGEVPEGELEPEVRNEIEKTLKEVKAAMAEYEFKKAVDSAMSLASFGNTYFQSHEPWSLIKQDKAACGQVLYNCLHLAKALCLIFEPVTPGSMETAWKELGQEGDLHTTLYDEALVPLKVGTRLAKPKILFTKLEDERIEEMEEIANQRVKAADAKKASGKGNGKEPSKSEGMGPEEEAKPAEKTGKAAKHAEEEKERLPTIEYEDFAKLDIRVGKVLLAEPVKKSKKLIRVEVDIGEEKPRQLVAGLASYYAPEELVGKTVIVLANLKPAKLCGVESNGMILAADNCEDNIVAALMPDKEMKPGSRIR, encoded by the coding sequence ATGCCAGAATCATTCAGTAAACCCGTACTTGTCACCTGTGGCCTGCCTTATGCTAACGGCAAGGCTCATGTTGGGCACCTCCGGACTTATGTGCCCGCTGATATTTTTGTCCGTTCCTTGCGAAAGGAAGGAAGGGAGGTTACTTTTGTCTGCGGTTCGGATACTCACGGCACCCCCATTGTCGTAAACGCCGAAGAACTAGGGATCACCCCTAAAGAACTTGTGGAGATATATCACAAACATTTTGACGAGACTTTCAAACAGCTTGGAGTTTACTTTGATGCTTTTGGAACTACGGATGATCCAGAAAATCACAATCGAACTCTGGATATTGTCAACAAGCTGATTGAAAAAAACTATGTGTACCCAAAAACTATCGAAATTGCTTATTGCCCTAAATGCAATCGTTTTCTCCCTGACCGCTACGTAGAAGGGTTGTGTCCTCACTGTGGCGAGATTGCAAGAGGAGACGAATGTGACCAGGGATGTGGAAAACACCTTGAGCCCGGAGAACTTCAGAACCCTGTCTGCACTATTTGTGGAGGGCCTGCAGAGTACAGGCAGCAGGAACATTTCTTTTTCAAGCTTTCCGATTTCAGCGACTATCTGATGAATTATCTCTCAAATGATCTTGGCGGAACCATCAATGCTAGAAACTACGCATTGGGTTGGGTAAAACAGGGACTTACAGACTGGTGCATCACCCGAAACCTGGAATGGGGAGTAAAATTTCCAGGGCATGACGACCTTGTTGTCTATGTCTGGGTAGATGCTCCTATAGGATATATCGCCTTTACCGAGGAATGGGCTGCAAAAGCAGGAGATTCCTGGGAAAAGTTCTGGAAAAATAATGGGGAAATTGTCCATTTTATAGGAGGAGACATTACCTATCACCACTGTATATTCTGGCCAGCTATGCTTAAAGGCGCAGATTATTCGACTCCTACAGCTGTTGTAGCTTCAGGAATGGTAAAAATTGAAGACAAGAAATTTTCTAAAAGTAGGGGTAACGTTGTCTGGGTAGGAGAAGATTACCTTAACCATGGGTTCCATCCCGACCTGCTGAGATATTACCTGGCAAGCTATACTTCTCACACAAAGGAGCTGAACTTTTCCTGGCGCGTGCTTCAGGAAAAGATCAATACCGAACTTGTTGCCGTGCTTGGGAATTTCCTGTACCGGACAATGTTATTTGCTTATAAGAACTATGGAGAAGTTCCCGAAGGAGAACTTGAACCTGAGGTAAGGAATGAAATCGAAAAGACCTTAAAGGAAGTAAAAGCCGCGATGGCTGAATATGAGTTCAAAAAAGCCGTTGATTCTGCAATGTCCCTTGCATCTTTCGGAAACACCTACTTTCAGTCTCACGAACCCTGGAGCCTGATAAAACAGGATAAGGCAGCCTGCGGACAGGTGCTTTACAACTGTCTCCATCTGGCAAAAGCCCTATGTCTTATCTTTGAACCAGTAACCCCAGGAAGCATGGAGACAGCCTGGAAAGAGCTAGGGCAGGAAGGAGACCTGCACACCACCCTGTATGATGAGGCACTCGTGCCTCTAAAAGTAGGCACAAGGCTTGCAAAACCCAAGATCCTCTTCACCAAACTCGAAGATGAAAGAATCGAGGAAATGGAAGAGATTGCAAACCAGAGAGTAAAAGCCGCAGATGCAAAGAAAGCCTCAGGAAAAGGTAACGGAAAAGAACCCTCCAAATCAGAAGGGATGGGTCCTGAAGAGGAAGCGAAACCAGCCGAAAAAACCGGAAAAGCAGCAAAACACGCGGAAGAAGAAAAAGAAAGACTTCCCACGATAGAGTACGAAGACTTTGCAAAACTCGACATCCGCGTAGGAAAAGTTTTGCTTGCCGAACCTGTGAAGAAGTCAAAAAAACTTATAAGAGTTGAAGTAGACATCGGCGAAGAAAAGCCCAGGCAGCTTGTTGCAGGCCTTGCTTCGTATTACGCTCCTGAAGAGCTTGTAGGGAAAACCGTAATCGTACTCGCCAACCTGAAACCTGCCAAACTCTGCGGAGTCGAATCAAACGGCATGATTCTTGCAGCCGATAACTGTGAAGATAATATTGTAGCAGCCCTGATGCCGGACAAAGAAATGAAGCCAGGTTCAAGAATACGCTGA
- a CDS encoding IS110 family transposase — protein MEGEINKSCGLDIHKHFFIATILSRSGEKQQQRFARDDDGILNLKNWVTSEKCDVVACESTSDFWVPIYGALTDHLPVIVGNARDMKAFTHKKTDKIDSEVIAQLALNKMIQPSRVFPKRHREFRSYVRLRLTLVRKRTDIKNESHAILSSEMLHLGDVLTDIFGKNGRAILAGISSGKNVDQIIESLSPNVRKKAVQIRDILDREISQSAAIRLQICLNLIKHLDDEIETLEREIFNYAYQKHKREMEILMSVPGIGELGAATLIAEIGNFSDFPTGDKLASWLGIVPNVYQSADKYHNGRITKRGSKVARWILTQIAQAAARKKNSRLKEFFNRKKKSIGYAKAIIALARKIATIIWHLITKDEMYQDETGYEKGEVQKRKIVETEIFSVDERITIISGIIAIMGKKEQEST, from the coding sequence TTGGAAGGGGAAATAAACAAATCTTGTGGTTTAGATATTCACAAACATTTTTTTATTGCTACAATTCTGAGTAGATCCGGTGAAAAACAGCAACAACGTTTTGCCAGAGATGATGATGGGATTTTAAACCTTAAAAATTGGGTAACATCAGAAAAATGTGACGTTGTAGCCTGTGAATCAACAAGTGATTTTTGGGTTCCGATTTATGGGGCATTGACAGATCATTTGCCTGTTATAGTTGGAAATGCTCGGGATATGAAGGCATTTACACATAAAAAAACTGATAAAATAGACTCAGAAGTAATTGCACAACTTGCATTGAATAAAATGATTCAACCATCGAGAGTTTTTCCAAAAAGGCATAGAGAATTCAGGTCATATGTTAGGCTCAGGTTAACTCTGGTAAGAAAAAGAACAGATATTAAAAATGAATCTCATGCTATTCTTTCTTCCGAAATGTTACATCTGGGTGATGTGCTTACTGACATTTTTGGGAAAAATGGTAGAGCAATTCTAGCAGGAATATCTTCAGGTAAAAACGTTGACCAGATTATAGAATCTCTTTCTCCAAATGTTCGGAAAAAAGCTGTTCAGATAAGAGATATTCTTGACAGAGAAATATCCCAGAGTGCTGCAATCAGGCTTCAGATATGCCTTAACCTTATAAAACATTTAGATGATGAGATTGAGACTCTAGAAAGGGAAATTTTCAATTATGCTTATCAAAAGCATAAAAGGGAAATGGAGATTTTAATGTCAGTTCCAGGTATTGGAGAACTTGGTGCAGCGACTCTAATTGCTGAAATAGGAAATTTTAGTGATTTTCCAACGGGAGATAAGCTTGCTTCGTGGCTTGGAATAGTTCCTAATGTATATCAATCTGCAGATAAATACCATAACGGAAGAATCACTAAGAGAGGATCAAAAGTAGCAAGGTGGATTCTAACTCAGATTGCTCAAGCAGCAGCAAGAAAGAAGAATAGCAGGTTAAAAGAATTTTTTAACAGGAAAAAGAAGTCAATTGGATATGCAAAGGCAATTATTGCCCTGGCAAGGAAAATTGCAACAATAATATGGCATCTTATCACAAAGGATGAGATGTACCAAGATGAAACAGGGTATGAAAAAGGAGAAGTTCAAAAGAGGAAGATTGTGGAAACCGAGATATTCTCGGTTGATGAAAGGATAACAATAATTAGTGGTATTATCGCAATTATGGGAAAAAAGGAACAAGAGAGTACGTGA
- a CDS encoding orotate phosphoribosyltransferase-like protein, protein MKDIEDLIQKAVELQNNGLVTGQIADELNVSRETVVWLLTRSKKEEITPAPKDISVNWNSIGKSAKRLHNISLALCDMVLETLEKINAEVDVVVGVAANGIPLASMIAYELGADLAIYHRKGQESIHAGHKGTISRNFGSVAGKNCIIVDDVITTGSTSMEVIERLREMDAKPRLVVVLVDKKGADMIANIPIQSLVRVVRVD, encoded by the coding sequence ATGAAGGATATAGAAGATTTAATACAGAAAGCTGTGGAACTGCAAAATAATGGGCTTGTAACCGGCCAGATCGCCGACGAACTCAATGTTTCAAGGGAAACCGTTGTCTGGCTTTTAACCCGTTCTAAAAAAGAAGAAATAACTCCTGCTCCAAAGGATATTTCTGTAAACTGGAACAGTATAGGAAAAAGTGCTAAACGTCTCCACAACATCTCGCTTGCACTCTGCGACATGGTGCTTGAAACTTTAGAAAAAATAAATGCTGAAGTAGATGTGGTTGTTGGCGTTGCAGCCAATGGTATTCCTCTGGCAAGCATGATAGCATATGAATTAGGTGCAGATTTAGCTATTTATCACCGTAAAGGGCAGGAGAGCATTCACGCAGGCCATAAAGGGACAATAAGCAGGAATTTTGGGTCTGTTGCCGGTAAAAACTGCATTATCGTGGATGATGTTATTACCACCGGTTCAACCAGTATGGAAGTGATTGAGCGGCTAAGAGAAATGGATGCAAAACCAAGACTTGTAGTTGTACTGGTAGACAAAAAAGGTGCAGATATGATTGCTAATATTCCGATTCAGTCTCTTGTAAGAGTTGTACGTGTGGACTGA
- the cyaB gene encoding class IV adenylate cyclase: protein MIEIEVKVKADHPKAHHVLKKIGAVKLGVENQSDVYFAAPHRDFAKTDEALRIRSLNNQAVLTYKGPKLDGISKTREEFETPVDEETTIQILHALGFSEAGVVRKKREVFRSGEITVCLDIVEGLGEFLEVEIVADSEKELEASRAKLFELLKQFGAEEKDSIRISYLEMVLEKNRG, encoded by the coding sequence ATGATTGAAATCGAGGTCAAGGTCAAAGCGGACCATCCAAAGGCCCACCATGTTCTCAAGAAAATAGGGGCAGTAAAACTTGGAGTTGAGAACCAGTCTGACGTCTATTTTGCGGCTCCTCATAGGGATTTTGCAAAAACTGACGAGGCGCTCAGGATCCGTTCCCTGAATAATCAGGCTGTGCTAACTTATAAAGGCCCCAAACTCGATGGGATCTCCAAAACTCGGGAAGAATTCGAAACTCCTGTAGACGAAGAAACTACAATACAAATCTTGCATGCCCTTGGTTTCTCCGAAGCTGGAGTGGTACGTAAAAAAAGGGAAGTCTTCAGGTCAGGAGAAATTACTGTCTGCCTCGACATCGTAGAAGGGCTTGGAGAATTTCTTGAAGTCGAAATCGTGGCTGATAGTGAAAAAGAGCTTGAAGCTTCAAGGGCGAAGTTATTTGAATTGCTAAAACAGTTTGGCGCAGAGGAAAAAGATTCTATTCGGATTTCTTATCTTGAGATGGTACTGGAGAAAAATAGAGGTTAA
- a CDS encoding Zn-ribbon domain-containing OB-fold protein has translation MASVPRFWRGIGSRYNLEGTRCNECGEYFYPPRNFCVNCRRVGHIEPYKFKGTGEIISYTVIHTAAEGFEDQTPYILAIIELDEGPRLTSQVIGNPEKIHIGMRVRSVFRKLGEDGEGGMIYYGTKFVPENE, from the coding sequence ATGGCTTCGGTTCCAAGATTCTGGAGAGGCATTGGCAGCAGGTATAACCTTGAAGGTACCCGCTGTAATGAATGTGGGGAATATTTCTATCCCCCGCGCAATTTTTGCGTAAACTGCAGGCGTGTAGGCCATATTGAGCCTTACAAATTCAAAGGCACTGGCGAAATAATTTCCTATACAGTGATCCATACAGCTGCTGAAGGTTTTGAAGACCAGACACCTTACATCCTTGCGATAATTGAGCTTGATGAAGGTCCACGACTGACCTCACAGGTAATTGGCAATCCTGAGAAAATTCACATTGGAATGAGGGTAAGATCCGTATTCCGCAAGCTTGGAGAGGACGGTGAAGGTGGCATGATCTACTATGGCACCAAGTTCGTCCCTGAAAATGAATAA
- a CDS encoding thiolase domain-containing protein — MRDVAIIGVKNTKFGELWGRSLRDIVVEAGAGALEDADVGGREIDSLYVGNMSGGRFIDQEHIGALIADYSGLSKNLHVPATRVEAACASGGLALRQAIMAVASGYNDIVIAAGAEKMTDVGSEEASSALAAAADREWEGMTGATFPGLYAMIARLHMHRYGTTSEQLAEVAVKNHKNGSLNPIAQYKNRITVKDVLNSIMVADPLHIFDCSPITDGASAVVLAPADIAHKYTDTPIYIRATAQASDTIALHDRRDITTLDATVMAAKRAYSMAKLRPEDIDLAEVHDCFTIAEICAIEDLGFAEKGKGGIVTANGETAIGSRIPVNTSGGLKACGHPVGATGIKQAVEIVTQLRGEAGQRQVEGAEYGMTHNVGGSGATAVVHIFSRER, encoded by the coding sequence ATGAGAGACGTAGCAATTATCGGAGTAAAGAATACCAAGTTCGGAGAACTCTGGGGACGGTCCCTGAGGGATATAGTAGTAGAAGCCGGAGCAGGAGCGCTTGAAGACGCAGATGTTGGCGGTAGAGAAATCGATTCTCTTTATGTAGGAAACATGAGTGGAGGTCGATTTATTGATCAGGAACATATAGGTGCTCTTATAGCGGATTATTCAGGACTTTCCAAGAACCTGCATGTTCCAGCTACTCGAGTTGAGGCTGCCTGTGCATCGGGAGGGCTTGCCCTGCGGCAGGCTATCATGGCTGTAGCTTCCGGTTATAACGATATAGTGATTGCAGCAGGAGCTGAAAAAATGACTGATGTTGGCTCTGAGGAAGCATCTTCAGCTCTTGCAGCAGCGGCTGATCGCGAGTGGGAAGGAATGACAGGAGCAACTTTTCCAGGGCTTTATGCAATGATTGCAAGGTTGCATATGCACAGGTACGGGACTACCAGTGAGCAGCTTGCCGAGGTTGCCGTAAAGAATCATAAAAATGGCTCTTTAAACCCGATTGCTCAGTATAAAAACAGAATTACTGTGAAAGACGTGTTAAACTCTATTATGGTAGCTGACCCTTTACACATTTTTGATTGTTCTCCTATAACTGATGGTGCTTCAGCTGTTGTACTTGCTCCAGCGGATATTGCGCACAAGTATACGGATACTCCCATTTACATCAGGGCAACGGCTCAGGCAAGTGATACTATCGCGCTTCATGACCGGCGAGATATAACAACCCTCGATGCAACCGTGATGGCTGCAAAACGGGCCTACTCTATGGCAAAACTAAGGCCCGAAGACATCGACCTTGCGGAAGTGCATGACTGCTTCACAATTGCTGAGATTTGCGCAATTGAAGATCTCGGGTTTGCAGAAAAAGGAAAAGGTGGAATTGTCACAGCAAACGGGGAAACTGCAATAGGAAGTAGGATTCCTGTCAATACCTCAGGTGGCCTCAAAGCATGTGGACATCCGGTGGGGGCAACAGGCATAAAACAGGCTGTAGAAATTGTAACCCAGCTGCGCGGAGAAGCAGGCCAGCGTCAGGTCGAAGGCGCAGAGTACGGTATGACCCATAATGTAGGAGGGTCAGGGGCAACAGCAGTAGTGCATATTTTCTCGAGGGAGAGGTGA
- a CDS encoding hydroxymethylglutaryl-CoA synthase, whose protein sequence is MTIGIVSYGAYVPRYRIKVEEIAQVWGDNAEALKSGLMVYEKSVPDIDEDAATIAVEAARYAMVRSGADPERIGAVYTGSESHPYAVKPTSTIVAQAIGATPNMTAADFEFACKAGTAAVQACMGLVSSGMVDLGMAIGADVSQGAPGDALEYTAAAGGVACLIGKNESELAAIIEGTYSFTTDTPDFWRREGMPYPEHGGRFTGEPGYFKHVTNGAKGLLEKLGTKPQDYDYAVFHQPNGKFPTKAAKTLGFTKAQIAPGLVVPKIGNTYSGSCLMGIAATLDQAKPGDRIFATAFGSGAGSDAFSITVTDRIEEIRNKAPTVSELIKDPIYIDYARYAKHKGKIRRS, encoded by the coding sequence ATGACTATTGGAATCGTCTCTTACGGTGCTTATGTTCCCAGATATCGTATCAAAGTTGAAGAAATCGCCCAAGTCTGGGGTGATAATGCAGAGGCTCTTAAAAGTGGCCTTATGGTATATGAAAAATCTGTGCCTGACATCGATGAAGACGCAGCAACTATAGCTGTGGAAGCGGCAAGATACGCTATGGTAAGAAGCGGTGCTGATCCAGAGAGGATCGGGGCAGTATATACGGGCTCGGAGAGTCACCCCTACGCTGTAAAGCCAACAAGCACAATTGTCGCCCAGGCTATAGGAGCGACTCCAAACATGACTGCAGCAGATTTCGAATTTGCGTGTAAAGCAGGGACAGCTGCAGTTCAGGCCTGTATGGGACTGGTAAGTTCAGGAATGGTCGACCTGGGCATGGCTATAGGAGCCGATGTTTCCCAGGGAGCTCCGGGTGATGCCCTCGAGTATACCGCAGCTGCAGGTGGAGTTGCCTGCCTCATTGGGAAAAACGAATCCGAGCTTGCCGCAATCATTGAAGGCACTTACTCTTTTACTACTGATACTCCTGACTTCTGGAGACGGGAAGGAATGCCCTATCCTGAGCATGGAGGCCGCTTTACAGGAGAGCCAGGTTACTTCAAGCATGTGACTAATGGCGCAAAAGGTCTTCTGGAAAAACTTGGGACGAAGCCTCAAGACTACGATTATGCAGTTTTCCATCAGCCAAATGGAAAATTCCCTACCAAAGCTGCAAAAACCCTGGGTTTCACCAAGGCTCAGATTGCTCCAGGACTTGTAGTTCCAAAAATCGGGAACACATATTCAGGTTCCTGTCTTATGGGAATTGCTGCAACTCTCGACCAGGCAAAACCAGGGGACAGGATTTTTGCTACTGCCTTCGGGTCTGGTGCAGGATCTGATGCTTTTAGTATAACAGTTACGGACAGGATCGAGGAAATCCGAAACAAGGCTCCGACGGTTTCCGAACTGATTAAAGATCCTATATATATTGACTATGCAAGATATGCCAAACATAAAGGGAAGATTCGCAGGTCATGA
- a CDS encoding helix-turn-helix domain-containing protein, with protein MTSNESSENLRNRLAEKMAGDITLSEKPGESLKKWRSNFEISQTDIANYLKVSPSVISDYESGRRKSPGTLIIKKIVECLLEIDMDRGSKKIHAYESILTLESGTKSIYSTYEYTIPIQLAKLVNIIEGNIVYKGVERPLYGFSVIDSQKAILELSSHEFQKLYGWSTDRAMIFTKVSTGKSPMVAIRVTNLKPGAVVLHGLRKEEVEPVAIKMAEVDRIPLVATTMDLDQIIQLLRKYSQYYARE; from the coding sequence ATGACATCTAATGAATCCTCAGAAAATCTACGCAACCGTCTGGCGGAAAAAATGGCTGGAGATATAACTCTTTCGGAAAAACCGGGAGAATCACTCAAAAAATGGAGATCCAATTTTGAGATATCCCAGACCGACATTGCAAATTATCTTAAAGTTTCCCCTTCAGTAATCAGTGATTATGAAAGTGGAAGACGAAAATCTCCAGGAACACTAATTATAAAAAAAATTGTTGAGTGCCTCCTTGAGATTGATATGGACAGGGGAAGTAAAAAAATTCACGCTTATGAGTCAATACTTACCTTAGAAAGCGGTACGAAATCCATTTACTCAACATACGAGTATACGATCCCGATACAGCTTGCTAAATTGGTCAACATTATCGAAGGAAATATTGTCTATAAAGGAGTTGAAAGACCTCTTTACGGTTTTTCTGTCATTGACAGCCAGAAAGCAATCCTGGAACTTTCTTCCCACGAGTTTCAGAAGCTCTATGGCTGGAGTACTGACAGGGCCATGATCTTTACAAAGGTCAGCACCGGGAAATCCCCAATGGTAGCCATCCGCGTTACCAACCTTAAGCCTGGTGCCGTGGTACTTCACGGACTTCGAAAAGAAGAGGTCGAACCTGTTGCAATCAAGATGGCAGAAGTCGACCGTATCCCTCTGGTCGCAACTACGATGGATCTTGATCAAATTATCCAGCTACTGAGAAAATACAGTCAATACTATGCCAGGGAATAA
- a CDS encoding Dna2/Cas4 domain-containing protein, with translation MMSTDSSNQEINVSDLLLYVNCPRRVYFVSRGFELFSEVTASRLERIILKELSLNYPEIVKDCSLNADNLHKELEHSLAKVCTDLPLLFPRELAGVAKEIFEEGKARARAKIPEIASNLLGALEEFGREPMLAALTPVKTEPFLSSERLNLKGVPSKLVCFESAQIPSILRPGSCPEQGVWASDRIHVAAFVLLLEAENGKEVPFAFVEYVSFGLLRRVAIRSSDRREVLKICREVEKIKAGFMPERKEEKFCKECNFSEHCISEPSLMSKFF, from the coding sequence ATGATGTCAACCGATTCGTCCAATCAGGAGATAAATGTCTCAGACCTTCTTCTATATGTCAACTGCCCGAGGAGAGTATACTTTGTCAGTCGAGGCTTTGAATTGTTTTCGGAAGTGACCGCCTCCAGGCTCGAAAGAATAATCTTGAAAGAACTCTCCCTGAATTATCCCGAAATTGTGAAAGATTGTTCGTTAAACGCCGATAACCTCCATAAAGAGCTTGAACATTCCCTGGCAAAGGTATGTACAGACCTTCCACTCTTGTTTCCACGAGAACTCGCAGGTGTTGCAAAGGAGATTTTTGAGGAAGGAAAAGCGCGGGCAAGAGCAAAAATTCCCGAAATTGCATCCAACCTGCTGGGAGCACTTGAAGAATTTGGGAGAGAGCCTATGCTTGCGGCACTTACGCCAGTTAAAACCGAACCATTTCTTTCCTCAGAAAGGCTCAACCTTAAAGGTGTTCCATCAAAACTCGTTTGCTTTGAGAGTGCTCAGATTCCGTCAATCTTAAGGCCAGGAAGCTGCCCTGAACAAGGAGTATGGGCTTCTGACCGGATACACGTTGCAGCTTTTGTCCTGCTTCTTGAAGCCGAAAATGGAAAGGAAGTTCCCTTTGCCTTTGTGGAATACGTAAGTTTTGGCCTGCTCAGACGGGTAGCTATTCGAAGCTCGGATAGGAGAGAAGTTCTTAAAATCTGCAGAGAAGTGGAGAAAATCAAAGCCGGATTTATGCCTGAGAGAAAGGAAGAGAAATTTTGTAAGGAGTGCAATTTCTCAGAACACTGCATTTCAGAACCTTCCCTTATGTCGAAATTTTTCTGA